One window from the genome of Haladaptatus paucihalophilus DX253 encodes:
- a CDS encoding DUF7562 family protein yields the protein MWGSRRNREKKSVICIACGDAVRRSAAREYDKEGNRWERNGKTFEHLCKACHRELCHQPRDELEALLVDIDAGRVDQIEFLTRYERAVQDRYGPLEEREG from the coding sequence ATGTGGGGTTCCCGGCGGAACCGGGAGAAAAAGTCAGTCATCTGCATCGCGTGTGGCGACGCCGTTCGCCGCTCCGCGGCCCGCGAATACGATAAGGAAGGGAACCGCTGGGAGCGAAACGGAAAGACGTTCGAGCACCTCTGTAAGGCGTGTCACCGTGAGCTATGCCATCAACCGCGCGACGAACTGGAGGCGCTGTTGGTGGACATCGACGCCGGACGTGTCGATCAGATTGAGTTTTTGACCCGGTACGAAAGGGCGGTTCAAGACCGTTATGGCCCGTTGGAGGAACGCGAAGGGTAG
- a CDS encoding ribonuclease catalytic domain-containing protein: MTSDAQAEAGTAEGQGPVEISEDLAERLDSKREKLFEKFEIRDGFPQAVMTEAEKRTENIQQEIQDEAEERTDLRDMTTWTTDPIDAQDFDDAISVEEREDEYVLWVHIADVTHYVHPESNMWEEAVKRGNTVYLPGYTIHMLPPMLAETVCSLVPNEDRLAHTVEMHLDKENLSYETIDIYKSVIQSDERLTYSQAEERIDDEDAPLHEECKLSFELADRMHEQRKEDGSLVLNPRRDRAHTIIEESMLKANKAVTHELMWGRGVEAMYRVHPQPTPDEWGKALQEIQDLNGVSIPGSTWDDPRKAVNATLEDAPGRQLDKIQWAVMKVMPRARYMSDPFGGHHALNFEIYGHFTSPIRRLSDLINHWIVYTNDVPEDLVALCDRASDKQADAEACEREYKQFLEEVGLDPNAVNNRGIEVVEDDD; the protein is encoded by the coding sequence ATGACGAGCGACGCACAGGCCGAGGCGGGAACCGCCGAAGGCCAAGGGCCGGTCGAAATCTCCGAAGACCTCGCCGAGCGACTCGACAGCAAGCGCGAAAAGCTGTTCGAGAAGTTCGAAATCAGGGACGGATTTCCACAGGCCGTGATGACCGAGGCCGAAAAGCGAACCGAGAACATCCAGCAGGAGATTCAGGACGAGGCCGAAGAGCGGACAGACCTGCGCGATATGACGACGTGGACGACGGACCCCATCGACGCGCAGGACTTCGACGACGCCATCTCCGTCGAGGAGCGCGAGGACGAGTACGTCCTCTGGGTCCACATCGCCGACGTGACCCACTACGTCCACCCGGAATCGAACATGTGGGAAGAGGCGGTCAAACGCGGGAACACGGTGTATCTCCCCGGCTACACGATTCACATGCTCCCGCCGATGCTGGCGGAGACGGTCTGTTCGCTCGTACCGAACGAGGACCGCCTCGCGCACACCGTCGAGATGCACCTCGACAAGGAGAACCTCTCCTACGAAACCATCGACATCTACAAATCGGTTATCCAAAGCGACGAGCGACTCACCTACTCGCAAGCCGAGGAGCGAATCGACGACGAGGACGCGCCGCTACACGAGGAGTGTAAGCTCTCGTTCGAACTCGCAGACCGGATGCACGAGCAGCGAAAGGAGGACGGCAGCCTCGTCCTGAACCCGCGGCGCGACCGCGCGCACACCATCATCGAGGAGTCGATGCTGAAGGCGAACAAGGCGGTCACGCACGAACTGATGTGGGGCCGCGGCGTCGAGGCGATGTACCGCGTCCACCCCCAGCCGACGCCTGACGAGTGGGGGAAGGCGCTACAGGAAATTCAGGACCTGAACGGCGTCTCGATTCCGGGCAGCACGTGGGACGACCCGCGGAAGGCTGTCAACGCCACGCTGGAGGATGCACCGGGCAGACAGCTCGACAAAATCCAGTGGGCCGTGATGAAGGTGATGCCCCGCGCTCGCTACATGAGCGACCCGTTCGGCGGCCACCACGCGCTCAACTTCGAGATCTACGGTCACTTCACCAGCCCGATTCGGCGGCTGTCGGACCTCATCAACCACTGGATCGTCTACACGAACGACGTGCCCGAGGACCTCGTGGCGCTCTGTGACCGCGCCAGCGACAAGCAGGCCGACGCGGAGGCCTGCGAACGCGAGTACAAACAGTTCCTCGAAGAAGTCGGACTCGACCCCAACGCGGTCAACAACCGCGGCATCGAAGTCGTCGAAGACGACGACTGA
- a CDS encoding RNA-binding protein, translating to MEVKSRHHLRSDEVREIETSLEDALGVELDADTYELVELEDSKFDIVLVNGDPMVVYIDDEPFLTVQGANAYPPTKRVVTVDAGAVSFVSDGADVMRPGIVEASDDIEAGDLVAIAEETHGKVLAVGRAKTTGDEMVGDSGKVVESVHFVGDDLYEFVV from the coding sequence ATGGAAGTCAAGTCTCGCCATCATCTCCGAAGCGACGAGGTTCGAGAGATAGAAACCTCGCTCGAAGACGCGCTCGGCGTCGAACTGGACGCCGACACCTACGAACTGGTGGAGTTGGAGGATTCGAAGTTCGACATCGTGCTCGTCAACGGGGACCCGATGGTCGTCTACATCGACGACGAACCGTTTCTCACCGTGCAGGGCGCGAACGCCTACCCGCCGACGAAGCGGGTCGTCACCGTCGACGCGGGTGCCGTCTCGTTCGTCAGCGACGGCGCGGACGTGATGCGCCCCGGTATCGTGGAAGCGAGCGACGACATCGAAGCAGGCGACCTGGTCGCCATCGCGGAGGAAACCCACGGGAAGGTCCTCGCCGTCGGGCGCGCGAAAACGACCGGCGACGAGATGGTCGGCGACTCCGGGAAGGTCGTCGAATCGGTTCACTTCGTCGGCGACGACCTCTACGAGTTCGTGGTCTGA